One genomic segment of Ferrimonas sp. YFM includes these proteins:
- the bamC gene encoding outer membrane protein assembly factor BamC: MKRVLLGVLVVSALAGCSTPLERRQAEGNYNYLEQPEPVPLVVPEGLNPPKVSSEFVIPAPATGDRILGARVDVRSPLQVLPLGEGVRLQESADSVTVLVENQRDDVNLKQQIMANLTEFLEHKKIGIASQDDLQGKVDTDWIEVVEELGGSWWSKEQYKMRQRYGFEVQVRDNGHTGSLTIELLEHEEFVDQQDQDIALTDSDKRRYTIDMLNNAISYMNFKQTQQNKLRDLERAEGMALSLVTDADGNTAFETEAGFERVWSRLDRVLPVLGFTVKDLDKSQGTYYVDYDPNEGFWANLWGNNDILALTSGAYRVKLTEVEQGTQILLQDADGVALEGELVSSLYEQFSEYMQRNVRSL; encoded by the coding sequence ATGAAGCGAGTTTTATTGGGGGTGCTGGTGGTATCGGCATTGGCCGGATGTTCCACCCCTCTTGAGCGGCGTCAGGCCGAGGGCAACTACAACTACCTTGAGCAGCCTGAGCCGGTGCCGCTGGTGGTGCCCGAAGGGCTGAATCCCCCCAAGGTGAGCAGCGAATTCGTGATTCCTGCTCCTGCGACCGGCGACCGGATTCTCGGCGCCAGGGTTGATGTGCGTTCTCCTCTGCAGGTGTTGCCCCTGGGAGAAGGGGTGCGGCTGCAGGAAAGCGCCGACAGCGTCACCGTGCTGGTGGAAAATCAGCGGGACGACGTCAATCTGAAACAACAGATCATGGCCAACCTGACCGAGTTTCTTGAGCACAAGAAGATCGGCATTGCCAGCCAGGACGACCTCCAGGGTAAGGTGGACACCGACTGGATCGAGGTGGTCGAGGAACTGGGCGGCTCCTGGTGGAGCAAAGAGCAGTACAAGATGCGCCAGCGCTATGGATTTGAAGTGCAGGTGCGCGACAACGGCCATACCGGCTCTCTGACCATTGAACTGCTCGAGCATGAGGAGTTTGTCGATCAGCAGGATCAGGACATAGCCCTGACCGACTCCGATAAGCGCCGCTACACCATCGACATGCTGAACAACGCCATCTCCTACATGAACTTCAAGCAGACCCAGCAGAACAAGCTGCGGGACCTGGAGCGCGCGGAAGGGATGGCCCTGAGTCTGGTCACCGATGCCGACGGCAACACTGCCTTTGAGACCGAAGCCGGCTTCGAGCGGGTGTGGAGCCGACTGGACCGGGTTCTGCCGGTGCTTGGGTTTACCGTGAAGGATCTGGACAAGAGCCAGGGCACCTATTACGTGGACTATGATCCCAATGAGGGCTTCTGGGCCAACCTGTGGGGCAATAACGACATCCTGGCGCTGACCTCAGGGGCATACCGGGTCAAGCTGACCGAGGTGGAGCAGGGCACTCAGATCCTGCTTCAGGACGCCGATGGCGTTGCCCTGGAGGGCGAACTGGTGAGCTCTCTGTATGAGCAGTTCTCCGAGTATATGCAGCGTAACGTAAGATCGTTGTAA